In Scatophagus argus isolate fScaArg1 chromosome 7, fScaArg1.pri, whole genome shotgun sequence, a genomic segment contains:
- the LOC124062290 gene encoding aminopeptidase Ey-like, whose protein sequence is MGKSCQISKLCILSVVLALVSVATIVTLWTIALTGGDDVTAPWDRYRLPTDLAPDHYNITLWPRFSPEPNTGLYIFTGQATLKFDCVKETDLILIHSNKLNYTKLDGAHIARLSASGGGSAPTIKSSWLQLKTQYLVIQLDSKLIQGQNYQLYTEFTGELADDLAGFYRSEYEEDGVRKIVATSQMHPTHARKTFPCFDEPAMKAVFYITVIHPPGTVALSNGMETEIINTTIGGVAVTQTKFEPTKKMSTYLLAIIVSDYAHISATQEDTLIRIWARRKAIDEGQGNYALSVTGPILAFFEIYYNLSYPLSKSDQIALPDFYFGAMENWGLVTYRETNLLYDPLTSSNRNKETTVTIIAHELAHMWFGNLVTLHWWNEVWLNEGFASYVSYLGADYAQPTWHVKDLIVLDDIHRVFAVDALTSSHPLTSKEDSIILPEQISEQFDVISYSKGAAVLRMLSDFLSEPVFVQGLTSYLNHFAYSNTVGNDLWQHLQMAVKANNVSLLRPVHEIMNHWVLQMGFPVVTIDTATGKVSQKHFLLDPGSTVTAESPYNYEWLIPVRWMKSGEVQRDIWWLMKKEDVNLEMKSDGLWVLANINVTGYYRVNYDLENWERLFVQLNTDHQVIPLINRAQLVDDAFNLARAQLVSTTLALRTTSYLSMETEYMPWQSALDNLHYYYLMLDRTEVYQPMQDYIKKLVTPLFLYFKNMTSDWTHDPERHTDQYNQVNAIHMACRTGVIECQNLTNTWFKEWMDSPQHNMIPPNLRSTVYCSAIASGDEAEWEFGWSQFKNATVPSEASKLMSALACTCNTQLLERYLSYTLNSTMIRKQDATSVITSVASNRVGQSLAWDFVREQWEYMFTQYGVGSFSFASMISGVTARFSTPAELQELQEFMEEHSAAGFGSATLAVEQALERTRANIKWLQQNKQEIFDWFSSQTGLQIR, encoded by the exons ATATCGTCTCCCCACTGATTTGGCTCCTGACCACTACAACATCACTCTGTGGCCTCGTTTCAGCCCTGAACCAAACACTGGCCTCTACATTTTTACAG GCCAAGCCACTCTGAAGTTTGACTGTGTGAAAGAAACTGATCTGATCCTGATTCACTCCAACAAACTTAATTACACTAAACTGGACGGTGCACACATTGCCAGGCTCAGTGCTTCAg GTGGTGGTTCTGCTCCCACCATTAAGTCCTCCTGGCTGCAGCTTAAGACCCAGTATCTGGTTATCCAGCTGGATAGTAAATTAATTCAAGGACAGAACTATCAGCTGTACACTGAGTTCACTGGAGAACTAGCTGATGATTTAGCTGGCTTTTACCGCAGTGAATATGAAGAGGATGGAGTCCGGAA GATTGTTGCCACCTCTCAGATGCATCCAACCCATGCCAGAAAGACCTTCCCGTGTTTTGATGAGCCAGCTATGAAAGCTGTTTTCTATATAACTGTCATCCACCCACCTGGAACTGTAGCCCTGTCCAATGGCATGGAAACAG aGATCATTAACACAACTATTGGTGGAGTGGCTGTGACCCAGACCAAGTTTGAGCCCACCAAGAAAATGTCTACGTATTTACTGGCCATTATTGTTTCTGACTACGCACACATCAGTGCCACACAAGAAGACACTCTG ATCCGTATTTGGGCTCGAAGGAAAGCCATTGACGAGGGACAAGGAAATTATGCCCTCAGTGTGACTGGACCCATACTGGCCTTCTTCGAAATATACTATAACCTCTCCTACCCTCTGAGCAAGTCAG ATCAAATTGCTCTGCCAGACTTCTATTTTGGTGCAATGGAGAATTGGGGTTTGGTGACATACAGAGAAACCAACCTTCTCTATGACCCTTTGACCTCCtccaacagaaataaagagaccACAGTCACCATCATTGCACATGAACTAGCACACATg TGGTTTGGAAACCTGGTCACTCTACACTGGTGGAATGAGGTCTGGCTCAATGAGGGATTTGCTTCATATGTGTCTTACCTTGGAGCAGACTACGCTCAGCCTACATGGCACGTG AAAGACTTGATAGTACTTGATGACATCCATCGTGTGTTTGCCGTCGATGCCTTGACTTCCTCTCACCCTTTGACCTCTAAAGAAGACAGTATCATCCTGCCAGAGCAGATCAGTGAGCAGTTTGATGTCATCTCATACAGCAAG GGTGCAGCAGTGTTGAGAATGCTGTCTGATTTCCTCTCAGAGCCCGTCTTTGTCCAGGGACTCACT AGCTACCTTAATCACTTTGCCTACAGTAACACAGTAGGAAATGACTTGTGGCAACATCTCCAAATG GCGGTGAAAGCCAATAATGTTTCACTTCTTCGTCCAGTTCATGAAATTATGAATCACTGGGTGCTCCAGATGGGCTTCCCTGTGGTTACCATAGATACTGCCACAGGAAAAGTGTCCCAGAAACACTTTCTTCTGGATCCAGGGTCGACCGTCACAGCTGAATCACCTTACAA CTATGAGTGGCTGATTCCTGTTAGGTGGATGAAGTCTGGTGAGGTCCAGAGAGATATCTGGTGGCTGATGAAAAAGGAAG atGTAAACTTGGAGATGAAGAGTGATGGTTTGTGGGTTCTGGCCAACATCAATGTAACTGGATATTACCGGGTCAACTATGACCTTGAAAACTGGGAACGCCTCTTTGTTCAGCTTAATACAGACCACCAG GTTATACCCTTGATAAACAGAGCCCAGCTTGTGGATGATGCTTTCAATTTGGCCAG GGCTCAGTTAGTCTCTACCACTCTTGCTTTAAGGACAACCTCCTATCTGTCCATGGAGACTGAATACATGCCCTGGCAGTCTGCTCTGGATAATCTTCACTATTATTACCTTATGCTGGACCGTACTGAAGTCTATCAGCCTATGCAG GACTACATAAAGAAGCTGGTAACTCCGCTCTTCCTGTACTTCAAGAACATGACATCAGACTGGACCCATGATCCTGAAAGACATACTGACCA gtatAACCAGGTGAATGCCATCCATATGGCCTGCAGGACTGGAGTAATAGAATGCCAGAATCTGACCAACACATGGTTCAAAGAATGGATGGACAGCCCTCAACATAATAT GATTCCTCCAAACCTGCGTTCCACAGTATACTGCAGTGCCATAGCTTCAGGCGATGAAGCAGAGTGGGAGTTTGGCTGGTCACAGTTCAAGAATGCTACTGTTCCCAGTGAGGCCAGCAAACTCATGTCTGCGCTGGCCTGTACCTGCAACACACAACTGCTGGAGAG gtaTCTATCTTACACCTTAAATTCAACCATGATCCGTAAGCAGGATGCCACTTCTGTCATAACTTCCGTTGCCAGTAACAGAGTGGGACAGAGTTTGGCGTGGGACTTTGTCAGGGAACAGTGGGAATACATGTTCACACA atatGGTGTAGGctctttttcctttgcttctATGATCAGTGGAGTAACAGCAAGGTTCTCAACACCTGCTGAACTGCAAGAG CTGCAGGAGTTTATGGAAGAGCACAGTGCAGCAGGGTTTGGCTCTGCCACACTTGCTGTGGAGCAGGCCTTGGAAAGGACCAGAGCTAACATCAAATGGCTGCAACAGAACAAGCAAGAGATCTTTGACTGGTTCAGCAGTCAGACCGGACTCCAGATTCGCTAA